DNA from Candidatus Nezhaarchaeota archaeon:
ATAGACCGCCTACTCGTTGAGCTTAGCTGCGACTACAAGATCCTCTTCTCCCACTACGCCCTAGCGAAGGACACCTTGAAGGGTGAGAGGCCTAGCGTATGGAGTCAGCTAGGCAGCTTGAGGATGGAGGAGGTAGTTAGGCGTAGGAAGCCTACGGTGGCTATCCACGGCCACGCCCACAACGCCACGGTACTAAGCACCTGGGTCGATGGCACCTTAGTGTTGAACGTATCGCTGCCAGCCTCTCGCGAACTGGTTTTCTTCAACCTCCCTCTCGAGCGGCCAGCTAAACCCAGTAGCCCTACGCTAGCCTCCTTCCTCTAGCCCCCGGCAATGGGCGGGAATATGGATACTGAGCACCCCTCCCTAAGTAGAGCCTTAAGGCCTCCTAGCCCCTCAGCGGGCCTGCCGTCTATCAGTATCATCAGCCCCTCAGCCTCAGCGTTTACCATGCCCACCCTCTCTTTCAAGAGCTCTAGTAGATCAGCCAGCGTGGAGCCTTGAGGTAGCTCGCACTCTAACTCCTTTACCCCAGTCTTCTCGCGTAAGCTAGCATAGAGCTCCACTCTGACCTTCATTTTCAACTTAATATTTAAGGCCTGCAGTGCTATTAAGCCTTGGCGGCCTGGTAAGTTGCCCGGCTTCATAGGCAAGGTTCTTAGGGTCGACTTAAGCGAAGGGGAGGTTAGCGTTGAGAGCTTAGACGTAGATAGGGCCCT
Protein-coding regions in this window:
- a CDS encoding MoaD/ThiS family protein → MKVRVELYASLREKTGVKELECELPQGSTLADLLELLKERVGMVNAEAEGLMILIDGRPAEGLGGLKALLREGCSVSIFPPIAGG